One part of the Osmerus mordax isolate fOsmMor3 chromosome 18, fOsmMor3.pri, whole genome shotgun sequence genome encodes these proteins:
- the pbxip1a gene encoding pre-B-cell leukemia transcription factor-interacting protein 1 isoform X2 has translation MSDSSSTGSSGSSNSWTIINPEDAAVECVGLVDDGPESLGDVPSLYEEVTGHTLEVRPGEGSVETVLSEEGQQVCQETTPDVGEGSSNPTLLSPSPSRYIPLESDLVLSPSPSSYIPLESDLVLSPSPSSYIPLESDPESQPPVIHDIVTSSPSDNNDQLSATPFVTHIDLLEPFDIAYAEPEGEAEAEPEVEGEPEVEEEPETEAEPEVEGEPEVEEEPETEGEAEAEAEAKPEVEAKPEVEAEVEVEAEVEVKAEVIWAHESPPPEGAVPKDPDLDTTADVAPATESQAFEIRAPSLPEESLPVEIVTPLDVHTDRIPALESEESASPIPESKEFVSPTLESVECVSPAPDSPLPMTIGSTKAAEAAEAPAVEETTLPEEIEEVGQVEEPPRSFDIGRGDTSAEGDGLRRRTMPSFEAPRRTSEEEDEEEDVEFKLPEKEEEKRGFSLNKLIVAAVVLLCLGSLFLSGVITNLDNDDVDSEMSDGDQDWVNPQEMKEVLDKLAQENHQITQLDAQLQTQKEELDSALKLASAKAEEEGKGALEKENGNMREELSSLPDLKVELETLRSRVRELSQLTANHDTPTPPPSSSPPPAGQPGKSSQSTAGPDGEKDLGKGGRIKEELQRQRVLLEESRKRLEGMKKDGGPRKGVRESLSEIQKRLTEQVEKLGKRRPWEGGSKWDAKKGKDNGKDHWKKEEKKEWRGEKEWKHSKDKHEGGSKSHKQSSHKEAWRKYQDEWDSKKDERRLDREKRKREGHWHVQSAKNSNHHHHQHQNPQQNQPPQHQPHQSHQFDHTTFWKHQEEKLIRNMDIRAGCNGIKDCAAKEGLNPVDQSQFQALLEGYLSKLEGVTPESKKEIRKLTAQFFKGGVFTHDRVRFSDFAEDVADILEDLADILEDEGQGEDDVLEEAMEEFPVEALWRFAVPA, from the exons ATGTcggacagcagcagcacaggcaGTAGCGGCTCCTCCAACAGCTGGACCATCATCAACCCGGAG GATGCTGCAGTGGAGTGTGTTGGCCTTGTGGACGATGGACCAGAGAGTTTGGGGGATGTCCCTAGTCTCTACGAGGAAGTGACAG GGCACACACTGGAGGTCAGGCCGGGTGAGGGTTCAGTAGAGACGGTTCTGTCGGAGGAAGGCCAACAG GTTTGCCAGGAAACAACTCCAGATGTTGGCGAGGGCTCCTCTAACCCCACCTTgctcagcccctcccccagccgtTATATCCCCCTAGAATCTGACCTGGTGCttagcccctcccccagcagttATATCCCCCTAGAATCTGACCTGGTGCttagcccctcccccagcagttATATCCCCCTAGAATCTGACCCAGAGAGCCAACCCCCGGTCATCCACGACATCGTCACCAGCTCCCCCTCTGACAACAATGACCAGCTTTCGGCCACCCCCTTTGTAACCCATATTGACCTGCTTGAACCCTTCGACATTGCCTACGCGGAGCCTGAGGGCGAGGCCGAGGCGGAGCCTGAGGTTGAGGGGGAGCCCGAGGTTGAGGAGGAGCCTGAGACCGAGGCGGAGCCTGAGGTTGAGGGGGAGCCCGAGGTTGAGGAGGAGCCTGAGACCGAGGGCGAGGCGGAGGCCGAGGCGGAGGCTAAGCCCGAGGTTGAGGCCAAGCCCGAGGTTGAGGCAGAGGTTGAGGTTGAGGCCGAGGTTGAGGTCAAGGCCGAGGTGATCTGGGCCCATGAGTCTCCACCTCCAGAGGGTGCCGTACCCAAGGACCCCGATCTAGACACCACTGCAGACGTAGCCCCTGCCACTGAGAGTCAAGCTTTTGAAATCCGTGCCCCATCCCTGCCCGAAGAAAGCCTCCCTGTGGAGATTGTCACCCCATTGGATGTTCACACAGATAGAATCCCCGCCCTCGAGAGCGAGGAATCTGCTAGCCCCATCCCCGAGAGCAAAGAGTTTGTAAGCCCCACCCTCGAAAGCGTGGAGTGTGTAAGCCCCGCCCCCGACAGTCCTCTCCCAATGACCATTGGTTCAACCAAGGCAGCTGAGGCAGCCGAAGCACCAGCAGTGGAGGAGACAACACTTCCTGAGGAAATAGAGGAAGTTGGACAGGTTGAAG AGCCACCGAGGAGCTTTGACATAGGACGAGGTGACACTAGCGCTGAGGGGGATggcctgaggaggaggaccaTGCCGTCCTTCGAGGCGCCGAGGCGAACATCCGAGGAAGAAgacgaggaagaggatgtgGAGTTCAAACTgccggagaaggaggaggagaagcgtgGGTTCTCCCTGAACAAGCTGATCGTGGCAGCAGTAGTCCTGCTATGCCTAGGAtccctcttcctgtcag GTGTCATCACCAATCTGGATAATG ATGACGTTGACTCTGAGATGAGCGATGGGGACCAG GACTGGGTAAACCCTCAGGAAATGAAGGAGGTTTTGGACAAACTGGCACAAGAAAACCATCAAATCACCCAATTAGACGCCCAGCTACAG ACCCAGAAAGAAGAACTCGACTCAGCACTAAAGTTAGCATCAGCAAaggcagaggaagaagggaaaggaGCTTTGGAAAAAGAAAATGGCAACATGAGAGAGGAGCTGTCGTCCCTGCCTGACCTGAAGGTGGAGCTGGAGACCCTAAGATCCAGAGTAAGAGAGCTTTCCCAGCTCACAG CCAACCATGACACCCCCACTCCACCACCTagctcctccccacctcctgctGGCCAGCCAGGGAAGAGCAGCCAGAGCACAGCCGGACCTGACGGGGAGAAGGACCTCGGGAAGGGGGGCCGCATAAAGGAAGAGCTACAGAGACAGAGGGTCCTCTTAGAGGAAAGCAGGAAAAGACTCGAGGGGATGAAGAAAGATGGAGGGCCCAGGAAAGGCGTGAGGGAGAGCCTATCAGAGATCCAGAAGAGGCTGACTGAGCAGGTGGAGAAGCTCGGCAAGAGGAGGCCATGGGAGGGTGGGTCCAAGTGGGACGCAAAGAAAGGCAAAGATAACGGGAAGGACCACTggaaaaaagaggagaagaaggagtggaggggagagaaggagtggaAGCACAGCAAAGACAAGCACGAAGGCGGGTCGAAGTCACACAAGCAGAGCTCCCACAAGGAAGCCTGGCGGAAGTACCAAGATGAGTGGGACAGTAAGAAGGATGAGCGCAGGCTGgatagggagaagaggaagagggagggacacTGGCATGTCCAGTCTGCTAAGAActccaaccaccaccaccatcagcaTCAGAACCCCCAACAGAACCAGCctccccaacaccagccccatCAGTCTCACCAGTTCGACCACACCACCTTCTGGAAGCACCAGGAGGAGAAACTCATCCGCAACATGGACATCAGGGCAGGATGTAATGGCATCAAGGACTGTGCTGCTAAGGAGGGGCTGAATCCAGTGGACCAGTCCCAGTTCCAGGCCCTTCTCGAGGGCTACCTGAGCAAGCTGGAGGGGGTCACGCCAGAGAGCAAGAAGGAGATCCGCAAGCTGACCGCTCAGTTTTTCAAGGGCGGTGTGTTCACACACGACAGGGTGCGATTCAGCGACTTTGCAGAGGACGTGGCAGACATTTTGGAAGACTTGGCAGACATCCTGGAAGAcgaagggcagggggaggatgaCGTGCTGGAGGAGGCGATGGAGGAGTTTCCTGTTGAGGCTTTGTGGAGGTTTGCTGTTCCAGCCTAG